One Desulfuromonas acetoxidans DSM 684 DNA segment encodes these proteins:
- a CDS encoding TRAP transporter permease: protein MTAQHNRQPVDEGVEQARRLIQEEELGLRHVSGWQRFIVPVVALCWSLFQLSLSSWLLLDSTYVRAIHLAFALFLIFISAPTFKRKIDIPGLRWLSATDRIPLMDLVIALTATLLALYIALDYEGLAARVGMASSRDIVVGSLLVIVLWEATRRVVGPALAMIGMLFTLYAFFGPYMPDFLAFKGVSVNRYIGQIALTTEGIYGVPIYVSAKIVFLYVLFGALLEKAGAGRFFIDLAMSLLGRYKGGPAKAAVLSSGLTGLISGSSIANVVTTGTFTIPLMKKVGYPAKKAAAIEVAVSTNGQLMPPVMGAAAFIIAEYVNLPYLEVCKAAAIPAFASYIALFFLTHIEASKLGMRGLTKAELPVFFAILSKGFHYLVPIFYLLYELIIPRHSPDMAAFRATMVLLVIMLFQHLFHAAPNGHSRRRALYQGMVDIIDGLVAGGRNMVSVAVATAAAGIVVGVVTMGLGGLVTDIIDTLSMGNLYLMLGIVAFASLILGMGLPTTANYIVMASLTAPALVTLADWNGFAVPLIAAHLFCFYFGILADDTPPVGLAAYAASAIARSEPIPTGVQGFLYDIRTAALPFMFIFNTDILLVGINSWPLALYIFVMTCVGTCAFAAATQGWFIAPNRLHETGLLFVVCSIMFRPDFFGHLLHIDNHYLCYMLGVGLLAAIYTLQKPRARQHEQRIRAHAAQEVK, encoded by the coding sequence ATGACCGCCCAACACAACCGGCAACCTGTTGACGAGGGCGTGGAACAGGCGCGCCGCCTTATTCAGGAGGAGGAGCTGGGCCTGCGCCACGTCTCGGGCTGGCAACGGTTTATCGTGCCGGTGGTGGCACTGTGCTGGTCGTTGTTTCAACTCTCGCTATCGAGCTGGCTGTTGCTCGATTCCACCTATGTGCGGGCCATCCACCTGGCGTTTGCGTTGTTCCTGATCTTTATCTCCGCCCCCACCTTCAAGCGCAAAATCGACATTCCCGGCTTGCGCTGGCTATCGGCAACAGACCGGATTCCGCTGATGGACCTGGTCATTGCTCTGACGGCAACGCTGCTGGCTCTGTATATTGCCCTGGATTATGAGGGGCTGGCGGCGCGGGTTGGTATGGCCAGCAGCCGCGACATTGTGGTGGGTAGCCTGCTGGTGATCGTACTGTGGGAAGCCACGCGGCGCGTAGTCGGTCCGGCCCTGGCCATGATCGGCATGCTGTTCACCCTGTACGCCTTTTTCGGCCCCTACATGCCGGACTTTCTCGCCTTCAAAGGGGTCAGCGTTAACCGCTACATCGGCCAGATTGCCCTGACCACTGAGGGCATTTACGGCGTGCCCATCTATGTGTCGGCCAAGATTGTCTTTCTCTATGTGCTGTTTGGTGCCTTGCTGGAAAAGGCCGGGGCTGGCCGCTTTTTTATCGATCTGGCCATGAGTTTGCTGGGGCGCTACAAGGGCGGACCGGCTAAGGCCGCGGTGCTCTCTTCCGGTTTAACCGGGCTGATTTCCGGCTCGTCCATTGCCAATGTCGTCACCACCGGCACTTTTACCATCCCGCTGATGAAGAAGGTGGGGTATCCGGCCAAGAAAGCGGCGGCCATTGAGGTAGCGGTGTCCACCAACGGCCAACTGATGCCGCCGGTGATGGGCGCGGCTGCGTTTATCATTGCCGAGTATGTCAACCTGCCGTACCTGGAGGTGTGCAAGGCGGCGGCGATTCCAGCCTTTGCCTCATATATTGCACTGTTTTTTCTCACCCATATTGAGGCAAGCAAACTCGGCATGCGCGGCCTGACCAAGGCAGAGCTGCCGGTATTCTTTGCCATTTTGAGCAAGGGCTTTCACTATCTGGTGCCGATTTTCTACCTGCTCTACGAGCTGATCATACCGCGCCATTCACCGGACATGGCCGCCTTTCGCGCCACCATGGTGTTGCTGGTGATCATGTTGTTTCAACATCTGTTTCATGCCGCCCCAAACGGCCACTCGCGTCGCCGTGCCCTCTATCAGGGCATGGTGGATATCATCGACGGCCTGGTGGCCGGTGGACGCAACATGGTCAGCGTGGCCGTGGCCACGGCTGCCGCCGGGATTGTCGTCGGTGTTGTCACCATGGGGCTCGGTGGGCTGGTCACGGATATTATCGACACCCTGAGCATGGGCAATCTCTACCTGATGCTTGGCATCGTCGCCTTTGCCAGTTTAATCCTCGGCATGGGGCTGCCAACCACGGCCAACTATATTGTCATGGCCAGCCTGACCGCTCCGGCTCTGGTGACTCTGGCCGACTGGAACGGCTTTGCCGTGCCGCTGATTGCCGCGCACCTGTTCTGCTTTTACTTCGGCATTCTCGCCGATGACACGCCTCCGGTCGGACTGGCAGCCTATGCAGCCAGTGCTATTGCCCGCAGTGAGCCGATTCCCACCGGGGTACAGGGTTTTCTCTACGACATTCGCACGGCAGCGCTACCGTTCATGTTTATTTTCAACACCGACATCCTGCTGGTAGGCATCAATAGCTGGCCACTGGCCCTGTACATCTTCGTCATGACCTGTGTCGGCACCTGCGCCTTTGCCGCCGCTACTCAGGGCTGGTTCATCGCCCCCAACCGCCTTCATGAAACCGGTTTGCTGTTTGTGGTGTGTTCCATCATGTTCCGACCCGACTTTTTTGGCCATCTGTTGCATATTGACAACCACTATCTGTGTTACATGCTTGGAGTAGGGCTGTTGGCCGCGATCTACACCCTTCAGAAACCCCGCGCACGTCAGCATGAACAACGGATTCGCGCCCATGCGGCGCAGGAGGTGAAATGA
- a CDS encoding universal stress protein yields the protein MMLPHYKKILFATDLSAGAPEVLRHAISLARAYQSEVEILHVLPDINPSVINEVALVMGTDQLAEYELAHTDDVIDTIRQQIQHLAAQELAEHPDDLARIQAIEVHHGPPAATILEEADRYGADLLILGAHGREKLEYALLGSVAKRVMLHATMPVLLVHLDKS from the coding sequence ATGATGCTTCCGCACTATAAAAAAATTCTGTTTGCCACGGATCTTAGTGCCGGCGCTCCCGAAGTGTTACGTCATGCCATCAGCCTGGCTCGCGCGTATCAGAGTGAGGTTGAGATCCTCCACGTGCTACCTGACATCAACCCGTCGGTGATCAACGAGGTCGCCCTGGTGATGGGTACAGACCAACTGGCCGAGTACGAACTGGCCCACACCGACGACGTGATCGACACCATCCGCCAACAAATACAGCACCTTGCCGCGCAGGAACTGGCCGAACACCCGGACGATCTGGCCCGCATCCAGGCCATTGAAGTCCATCACGGACCACCCGCTGCAACCATCCTTGAAGAAGCCGATCGCTATGGAGCCGATCTTCTGATCCTCGGTGCTCACGGTCGTGAAAAGCTCGAATACGCCCTGCTCGGCAGCGTTGCCAAACGGGTGATGCTGCATGCAACCATGCCGGTGCTGCTGGTTCATCTCGACAAATCTTGA
- a CDS encoding DMT family transporter translates to MMKRSLIVVFQKPIVRLFIGTICISLAPIFIKASNMPPDSSAFYRMLFAGLSIGFLLSLGRENIICSKKQILFLAGGGFFLALDFMCWHRSIHLIGPGVATLLTNLQVFFTAAFSFLLFRQRVTRLFIFSVPVAFCGLYLITGADFGALAGYQALGITLGLLSALFYSGYILFLHRTMKSSVLGAKPSMFVVSLSSTALLALTAPINGASFVIPDLATLGTLLGVGILSTTLGWTLISSSMRAVPVTTAGLVLLLQPTLAFIWEVLLFDKPVVLLETVGVLLILAAIYCGSYSKPTPAPLKSTKQSNRPIKRG, encoded by the coding sequence ATGATGAAACGTTCTCTTATCGTTGTTTTTCAAAAACCGATTGTCCGCCTTTTCATCGGAACAATCTGTATCAGTTTGGCGCCGATCTTTATCAAAGCATCGAACATGCCTCCCGACAGTTCGGCTTTTTACCGGATGCTTTTTGCCGGGCTGTCGATCGGTTTTTTGTTGAGCTTGGGCCGAGAAAACATCATTTGCAGCAAGAAACAAATTTTATTTCTTGCGGGAGGCGGCTTCTTCCTCGCCCTTGATTTCATGTGTTGGCATCGAAGTATCCACCTGATAGGCCCCGGTGTCGCGACATTGCTGACCAACCTGCAGGTATTCTTCACGGCAGCATTCTCTTTCCTGCTTTTCAGGCAACGCGTCACCAGACTTTTTATTTTCTCGGTGCCGGTGGCCTTTTGTGGCCTCTATCTGATTACCGGAGCAGACTTTGGAGCCCTCGCAGGGTATCAAGCGCTTGGAATTACGCTTGGGTTACTTTCGGCCTTATTCTATTCAGGCTATATCCTCTTTCTGCATCGAACGATGAAATCTTCCGTCCTGGGAGCAAAACCCTCAATGTTTGTGGTATCGTTGAGCAGTACCGCTCTTCTGGCTTTAACGGCACCTATCAATGGCGCATCGTTTGTGATTCCCGACCTTGCAACTCTCGGTACGCTTCTGGGAGTCGGTATCTTGAGCACCACGCTTGGCTGGACCTTGATTTCATCGTCAATGCGGGCCGTTCCGGTGACCACCGCTGGATTGGTTCTGCTGCTGCAGCCCACCCTCGCCTTTATTTGGGAGGTTCTTCTCTTCGACAAACCGGTTGTACTACTGGAGACAGTCGGCGTCCTCTTGATCCTCGCGGCAATTTACTGTGGTTCCTACTCTAAACCCACTCCCGCCCCTTTAAAGAGCACCAAACAATCGAACAGGCCAATCAAACGAGGCTGA
- the putP gene encoding sodium/proline symporter PutP, whose amino-acid sequence MLTAIEFSLYLMLMLTIGYLSMKKTKNNEDFIIGGRTLGPATSAISAGASDMSSWLLLGLPGAVFASGLVEGLWISLGLILGAYANWSIVAPRLRAYTEKLNAVTLPTYLSNRFDDSSHVIKSISAVVILIFFTLYVASGLKGGTLLFAHSFGASEQTALTITTLVVVSYTFLGGYLAVCWTDLIQGLLMLAALTFCALLAFFAVSGSGIDITVANPKAFNYQTSWLTGASLMSWGFGYFGQPHILARFIGIDKVDSVTKARRIGMSWMIVCLTLSVAIGLSGIACNELMPLPGVSGPDGNKERIFLALVNALFHPVFSGIVLAAVLAAVMSTADSQLLVLSSTLTEDLPLFKQFSPGRKAWISRFGIVGFALLSDIITSTSSGTILGMVGYAWGGFGAAFGPVILLSLIWRGTTRHGALAGMLVGAVTIFVVKNYVTIEGEYIFELLPGFILAFVAVILVSLVTAKPSQETLRKFDESQP is encoded by the coding sequence ATGCTGACCGCTATTGAATTCAGTCTGTACCTGATGCTCATGTTGACCATCGGCTACCTGTCCATGAAAAAGACCAAGAATAACGAGGACTTCATCATTGGTGGTCGCACTTTAGGTCCGGCAACTTCGGCGATCAGTGCCGGGGCTTCGGACATGAGCAGTTGGCTGTTACTCGGACTACCGGGGGCTGTTTTTGCTTCGGGCCTGGTGGAAGGGTTGTGGATCTCTCTGGGGCTAATTCTCGGCGCCTATGCTAACTGGTCGATCGTGGCGCCGCGACTGCGCGCTTATACGGAAAAACTCAATGCCGTGACGTTACCGACCTACCTGTCCAACCGTTTTGATGATTCTTCGCATGTGATCAAATCCATTTCAGCGGTGGTCATTCTGATCTTTTTCACCCTGTATGTCGCGTCGGGTCTCAAAGGGGGCACCCTGTTGTTTGCTCACAGTTTTGGTGCGAGCGAGCAGACGGCTCTGACCATCACCACGCTGGTGGTGGTGTCCTACACCTTTCTCGGCGGATATCTGGCCGTATGCTGGACCGATTTGATTCAGGGATTGCTGATGCTGGCGGCGTTAACTTTTTGTGCTTTGCTGGCGTTCTTTGCCGTTTCCGGCTCGGGAATCGACATTACCGTTGCCAACCCCAAGGCGTTTAACTATCAGACCTCCTGGCTCACCGGAGCATCGTTGATGTCGTGGGGGTTCGGTTATTTCGGTCAGCCCCATATCCTGGCACGCTTTATCGGCATTGACAAGGTGGACAGTGTGACCAAAGCCCGGCGGATCGGCATGAGCTGGATGATCGTCTGCCTGACCCTGTCAGTGGCAATTGGACTGAGCGGCATTGCCTGCAATGAACTGATGCCATTGCCCGGTGTTTCCGGACCGGACGGCAACAAGGAACGGATCTTCCTGGCCCTGGTCAACGCGCTGTTTCATCCGGTGTTTTCCGGCATTGTCCTGGCTGCGGTGTTAGCCGCAGTCATGTCGACGGCCGACTCGCAACTGCTGGTTCTGTCTTCCACGCTGACCGAGGACCTACCGCTGTTCAAGCAGTTCAGCCCCGGCCGTAAAGCATGGATCAGTCGCTTCGGCATTGTCGGCTTTGCCCTGTTGTCCGACATCATCACCTCCACCAGCAGCGGAACTATTCTCGGCATGGTCGGCTATGCCTGGGGCGGCTTCGGCGCAGCCTTTGGGCCGGTCATCCTGCTGTCGCTGATCTGGCGCGGCACGACCCGCCACGGTGCCCTTGCCGGTATGCTTGTCGGCGCGGTGACTATTTTTGTGGTGAAGAATTATGTGACCATCGAGGGGGAATATATCTTTGAATTGCTGCCGGGCTTTATTCTGGCGTTTGTCGCGGTGATTCTCGTCAGTCTGGTGACGGCCAAACCTTCGCAAGAGACGTTGCGCAAGTTTGATGAATCACAACCATAA
- a CDS encoding flagellin yields MANTINGPSLSSRNLVQSQQNLNKSMERISSGLRINSAQDDAAGLAISDRFNAQVRGINQAIRNANDGYSLAQTADGALGESTTLLQRMRELAVQSANGIYNDSDRASMNAEFSQLQSELDRIAGTTSFNGQNLLNGDLAESGMTFQVSADAGEQITVQVDGASQQDLGTTELNVLSQSGAQSSLAAIDEALTRVSGSRGELGAIQNRFESAIENLGDIAENMTAANSRIADADMAEEVSAMTRNRILEQAGISMQAQANQSAKTVLGLLQG; encoded by the coding sequence ATGGCAAACACAATCAATGGACCATCACTCAGCAGTCGCAATCTTGTCCAATCACAGCAGAACCTCAATAAATCCATGGAGCGCATCTCCAGCGGTTTACGTATCAACAGTGCCCAGGATGATGCTGCCGGGCTGGCGATCTCTGACCGCTTCAACGCCCAGGTGCGCGGTATCAATCAGGCCATACGCAACGCCAACGACGGCTACTCGCTGGCCCAGACGGCGGATGGCGCACTGGGGGAAAGCACAACACTGCTGCAGCGCATGCGTGAACTTGCCGTGCAGTCGGCTAACGGCATCTACAACGATAGCGACCGCGCGTCAATGAACGCCGAATTCTCCCAGCTTCAGTCGGAACTGGACCGCATTGCCGGTACCACTTCGTTCAATGGCCAGAACCTTCTCAATGGCGATCTGGCGGAATCCGGTATGACATTTCAGGTAAGTGCTGATGCCGGTGAACAGATCACGGTTCAGGTTGATGGTGCCAGCCAGCAGGATCTGGGCACGACGGAGTTGAATGTTCTCAGTCAATCCGGCGCCCAATCTTCTCTGGCCGCCATTGACGAAGCATTGACTCGGGTTTCCGGCAGCCGCGGTGAACTTGGTGCGATTCAGAATCGCTTTGAATCGGCGATTGAAAATCTCGGCGATATTGCGGAAAACATGACGGCCGCCAATTCCCGCATTGCTGATGCGGATATGGCCGAGGAGGTTTCGGCCATGACCAGAAACCGGATTCTTGAACAGGCCGGCATCTCAATGCAGGCCCAGGCTAACCAATCGGCGAAAACCGTACTGGGCTTGCTGCAGGGATAA
- a CDS encoding AraC family transcriptional regulator has translation MSLAEQINRVCTYIVHHLDEELSLDQLSRVAAVSKFHLHRVFAAQTGITLFKFIQLSRLRKASYQLAFKDMKIVDIALDAGYESPESFARSFKKTFGRTPSQFRNQPKWLEWQLTQSQLVQPGEREMNVEIVEMKETKVAVLEHCGAPQRVMESVEKFIQWRKETGLSPVKTSQSFGVPFRDPNTAPPEEFRFDICGSIDADVPANDYGVKTGTIPGGRCAMIRHYGSRDTISDSVYSLYRQWLPDSGEALRDYPCYFRYVNLVPEVDECDLITEIYLPIQ, from the coding sequence ATGTCGCTCGCTGAACAGATCAACCGTGTGTGCACCTACATTGTTCATCATCTCGATGAAGAGTTGAGTCTCGACCAGTTGAGCCGGGTTGCCGCTGTCTCGAAATTCCATCTGCACCGTGTGTTTGCGGCGCAGACCGGGATCACTCTGTTCAAATTCATTCAACTGTCCCGGTTGCGCAAGGCCTCGTACCAGCTGGCGTTTAAGGACATGAAGATTGTCGACATTGCCCTCGATGCCGGGTATGAGAGCCCTGAGTCTTTCGCCCGATCTTTTAAAAAGACCTTTGGCCGTACTCCTTCTCAATTCAGAAATCAACCGAAATGGCTGGAGTGGCAGTTGACGCAGAGTCAGCTCGTCCAGCCGGGAGAACGGGAAATGAATGTTGAAATTGTTGAGATGAAAGAAACCAAAGTCGCCGTACTCGAGCACTGTGGAGCGCCGCAGCGGGTGATGGAAAGTGTTGAGAAATTTATTCAATGGCGCAAGGAAACCGGCCTGTCACCGGTGAAAACAAGCCAGTCGTTCGGGGTGCCGTTTCGCGATCCGAACACTGCACCGCCCGAAGAGTTCCGCTTTGATATCTGCGGTTCCATTGACGCCGATGTACCCGCCAATGACTACGGTGTCAAGACCGGCACCATCCCTGGTGGACGCTGCGCCATGATCCGTCATTACGGCAGCCGCGACACCATCTCCGACAGCGTCTACTCCCTGTATCGGCAATGGTTGCCGGACAGTGGCGAGGCGTTGCGCGATTATCCGTGCTATTTCCGTTATGTGAACTTGGTGCCGGAGGTGGATGAGTGCGATTTGATCACGGAGATTTATCTGCCGATCCAGTAA
- a CDS encoding O-methyltransferase, translating into MNKELHQLLCELEEFGQANDEKTEDRAQRMLNITPDTGEFLAVLVRAMNARRVLEIGTSNGYSTLWLADAVSAIDGSVTTVEYAEQKYRLAQKNFSRTSLAHRIDAILGDAGTILGNADDAVYDLIFLDSERSQYPGWWPDLKRLLRPGGLLVVDNALSHGEQMAPFKALVEADVEFTTCVVPVGKGEFLATRSA; encoded by the coding sequence ATGAATAAAGAATTGCACCAGCTTCTCTGTGAGCTGGAAGAGTTTGGACAGGCAAACGATGAAAAAACGGAGGATCGCGCACAGCGGATGTTGAATATCACTCCTGACACCGGCGAGTTTCTGGCCGTGTTGGTTCGCGCGATGAATGCCCGACGTGTGCTGGAGATCGGTACGTCCAACGGCTATTCCACACTCTGGTTGGCCGATGCGGTGTCCGCCATTGATGGTAGTGTCACCACAGTGGAGTATGCCGAGCAAAAATATCGGCTCGCCCAAAAAAATTTCTCACGCACGTCTCTGGCGCACCGTATTGATGCCATCCTTGGCGATGCCGGGACTATTCTTGGCAACGCCGATGATGCTGTGTACGATCTGATCTTTCTTGATTCGGAACGCTCACAGTATCCCGGTTGGTGGCCCGACCTGAAACGGCTACTGCGTCCCGGCGGCCTGCTGGTGGTCGACAATGCGCTGTCCCATGGTGAGCAGATGGCTCCCTTTAAGGCTCTGGTCGAGGCAGATGTGGAATTTACCACCTGTGTGGTGCCTGTCGGTAAAGGGGAATTTCTGGCCACCCGCTCTGCATGA
- a CDS encoding EAL domain-containing protein, whose protein sequence is MPPDIFIPIAETSGLMPRLGQFIVETALYEMNEFLKETGLEVALSLNISLRQFMQKDFLKELYAQLSHYQAPQITLTLEITESLFIEDLDYLMPLLKDLSSRGVLISLDDFGTGYSSLNLLRRLPIDELKIDKTFIDDLLMDLAAEKMVQNIIAIAKNFDMKVVAEGVESKEQFLKLKEGDCDLFQGYYFSKPLRLEDLKTYSKAFMSTNM, encoded by the coding sequence GTGCCTCCTGACATCTTTATTCCAATCGCCGAAACAAGCGGTCTGATGCCCCGGTTGGGTCAGTTTATCGTTGAAACCGCTCTGTACGAGATGAATGAATTTCTCAAGGAAACCGGGCTGGAAGTTGCCCTGTCGTTGAATATTTCGTTGCGGCAGTTTATGCAGAAAGATTTCCTTAAAGAGTTATACGCGCAATTATCCCATTATCAGGCGCCCCAAATAACGCTCACTCTGGAAATTACCGAAAGTCTGTTTATTGAAGATCTCGACTATCTCATGCCTTTGTTGAAAGACCTTTCCTCGCGAGGGGTGCTGATCTCTCTCGATGATTTTGGTACCGGTTACTCGTCACTCAACCTGCTGCGCAGGCTTCCCATTGATGAGTTGAAAATCGATAAAACCTTTATCGATGATTTGCTGATGGATCTTGCCGCAGAAAAAATGGTGCAGAATATCATCGCAATCGCGAAAAATTTCGATATGAAGGTTGTCGCTGAAGGTGTCGAAAGCAAAGAGCAGTTTCTGAAACTCAAGGAGGGGGATTGTGATCTTTTCCAGGGCTATTATTTTTCTAAACCACTGCGTTTGGAAGATCTGAAAACATACAGCAAGGCATTCATGTCAACCAACATGTGA
- a CDS encoding diguanylate cyclase domain-containing protein, protein MGIIKRNLWFLFYVLCLSGLVFLILVSYLSWKETVSAHTENQKQQTELIKDALHSVLVTQEMMLDVLGTKLLREGFGRSGMATEVSIPLIFDQMLKVNPSIEALGLLTPKGDYLAISGNADMSTLPNLIKQEVSRDSFLHALKSPHMVLGRTYYFKPVDAWVIPIRKTLRDADGKPLAVMAAALSIQKSADFFNNKLHYNNDDTIKIFRAFDYYVQYASSARLEELDQLYRQQIPKGLIENVLRKFSENNRLSLKDLHDSGKIYTTITAMETGKEILLCAGYDNRYELWTTSQMDYRVVLVPFWKRVLQYALILTVYLCVLFWLFRLISRAEKQRENELLHQATHDCLTRLPNREYLQRNIHQWIYDKAPPFALLFIDMDHFKTVNDSFGHEFGDLVLQEMAARLCEFRREDELVVRQGGDEFILLTKENDVTDLLGLANRLIETLSQSYCIEDVVFNLGTSIGISRYPAHAKSFNEMLSHADIALYEAKKQRNQACMFLSGMQESYLHSVSVEQQLRSSIETLEEFFLVYQPQIDANGNFYGLEALVR, encoded by the coding sequence ATGGGAATTATTAAACGCAATCTCTGGTTTTTGTTTTATGTCCTGTGTCTAAGTGGCCTTGTTTTTCTGATCCTTGTTTCCTATCTGTCCTGGAAGGAGACGGTTTCAGCGCATACCGAAAACCAGAAACAACAAACAGAACTTATCAAAGATGCGCTGCATTCCGTCCTTGTCACGCAGGAGATGATGCTCGATGTGCTGGGGACAAAATTGCTGCGCGAGGGCTTTGGTCGCTCAGGTATGGCCACTGAGGTGAGCATTCCGCTGATTTTTGATCAGATGCTGAAGGTTAACCCTTCGATTGAAGCGCTTGGTTTGCTTACCCCTAAAGGTGACTATCTGGCCATCAGTGGCAACGCCGACATGTCCACGTTGCCGAACCTGATTAAACAAGAGGTCAGTCGCGACTCTTTTTTGCATGCACTGAAGAGCCCGCACATGGTTTTGGGGCGGACCTACTATTTCAAACCGGTAGATGCGTGGGTCATTCCCATTCGCAAAACCCTCAGAGATGCTGACGGCAAGCCATTAGCCGTGATGGCCGCGGCTCTAAGCATACAAAAATCCGCAGACTTCTTTAACAACAAGCTTCATTACAATAATGACGATACGATTAAGATCTTTCGGGCTTTCGATTATTATGTCCAGTATGCCTCGTCTGCCAGACTCGAAGAGCTAGATCAACTTTATCGGCAGCAGATTCCAAAGGGATTGATCGAGAATGTCCTGAGAAAATTCAGTGAAAATAATCGGTTATCGCTTAAAGATCTTCACGATAGTGGAAAAATTTATACGACGATCACGGCAATGGAGACGGGTAAAGAAATTCTCCTTTGTGCTGGCTACGATAATCGTTACGAACTTTGGACCACCTCGCAGATGGATTATCGGGTTGTGCTGGTGCCTTTTTGGAAACGTGTGCTCCAGTATGCTCTGATTCTGACCGTTTATCTGTGTGTGCTGTTTTGGCTGTTCCGTTTGATTTCACGAGCTGAGAAACAGCGTGAAAATGAACTGCTTCATCAGGCGACGCATGATTGTCTGACGCGACTACCCAACCGAGAATATCTGCAGAGAAATATTCACCAGTGGATTTACGACAAGGCCCCGCCTTTTGCGTTGCTCTTCATCGACATGGATCATTTCAAAACGGTCAACGACAGTTTTGGCCATGAATTTGGTGATTTGGTGTTGCAGGAGATGGCGGCCCGCTTATGTGAGTTTCGTCGTGAGGATGAGCTTGTTGTCCGGCAGGGTGGTGATGAATTTATCCTGCTGACTAAAGAGAACGACGTAACGGATTTGCTGGGATTAGCCAACCGTTTGATAGAGACGCTGTCACAGTCCTATTGTATTGAAGATGTCGTTTTCAATCTCGGTACCAGTATCGGCATCTCACGTTACCCGGCCCACGCCAAAAGTTTCAATGAAATGCTCAGTCATGCGGATATTGCCCTCTATGAAGCAAAAAAACAGCGCAACCAAGCGTGCATGTTCCTGTCCGGTATGCAGGAAAGCTACCTGCACAGCGTCTCCGTTGAACAGCAGTTGCGCAGCTCAATCGAAACTCTGGAGGAATTTTTCCTCGTCTATCAGCCGCAGATTGACGCCAACGGAAATTTTTATGGTCTGGAGGCTCTGGTTCGCTAG
- a CDS encoding bacteriohemerythrin, whose translation MATITWKSCYETGNPTFDAEHRALVNALNDLYEAIRKKQGDEVLASLLSTLNLYIRKHFQHEEQAMLKHHYPGMEAHIKAHRAFKKTVNDYQEQVLTGYTGLASDLYKYLRDWLLNHIVKTDGQFGEFLRSKNIYDCGPPVL comes from the coding sequence GTGGCAACCATTACCTGGAAATCCTGCTATGAAACCGGCAATCCCACCTTTGATGCGGAACACCGTGCCCTGGTCAACGCCCTTAATGACCTCTACGAAGCCATCCGCAAGAAACAGGGCGACGAGGTTCTGGCGTCACTGTTATCGACACTCAATCTTTATATACGCAAGCATTTCCAGCATGAAGAACAAGCCATGCTTAAACATCACTATCCCGGCATGGAAGCCCACATCAAGGCCCACCGTGCGTTCAAAAAAACCGTCAACGATTACCAGGAACAGGTGCTGACCGGCTACACGGGACTTGCCTCTGATCTCTACAAATATCTGCGCGATTGGTTGCTCAATCACATCGTTAAAACCGATGGACAGTTTGGCGAGTTTCTGCGTTCCAAAAACATCTACGACTGCGGCCCCCCGGTTCTGTAA
- a CDS encoding bacteriohemerythrin, with protein MAKGVIVPYFMTVFVLIDAKAETSIKEVAMKVDPKGRRVYVVEWKDAYSNGIDEVDDQHKHLFFLVKCLRLETIEKTLDDLADYVFSHFSTEQGLMDESEYPDRDRHRQIHDQFVSTVAECIADDAPWDDERLHDLRKFLNKWLIGHIMTDDQQFGRWYKQYQYVQNFENSKYYKDEDERSWLSHLFKPDWVLRLIGKH; from the coding sequence ATGGCCAAAGGTGTCATTGTACCGTATTTTATGACCGTTTTTGTCTTAATTGATGCCAAGGCAGAAACATCGATCAAGGAGGTGGCGATGAAAGTGGACCCGAAAGGACGTCGTGTTTATGTGGTGGAATGGAAAGATGCGTACAGTAACGGGATTGATGAGGTGGATGATCAACACAAACACCTGTTTTTTCTGGTCAAGTGTTTGCGGCTGGAGACCATTGAAAAAACTCTTGATGACCTGGCTGACTATGTGTTCAGCCACTTTTCCACCGAGCAGGGGTTGATGGATGAAAGTGAGTACCCCGACCGGGACCGCCATCGCCAGATCCATGACCAGTTTGTGTCAACGGTTGCCGAGTGTATTGCCGATGATGCCCCTTGGGATGATGAGAGGCTCCACGATTTACGCAAGTTTCTCAATAAGTGGCTGATTGGGCACATTATGACGGATGATCAACAATTCGGTCGTTGGTACAAGCAATATCAGTATGTTCAGAATTTTGAAAACAGCAAATATTATAAGGACGAGGATGAACGTAGCTGGTTAAGCCATCTGTTTAAACCGGACTGGGTGTTGCGCTTGATCGGTAAGCACTGA